One segment of Nostoc piscinale CENA21 DNA contains the following:
- the leuS gene encoding leucine--tRNA ligase gives MTENLKAIGNDIALNKYSPAAIEEKWQKTWAELGLDNTPTENNQPKFYALSMFPYPSGSLHMGHVRNYTITDVIARLKRMQGYRVLHPMGWDAFGLPAENAAIDRGVPPAKWTYQNIAQMRQQLQRLGLSIDWDREVATCSPDYYKWTQWIFLQFLQAGLAYQKEAAVNWDPIDQTVLANEQVDSEGRSWRSGAKVERKLLRQWFFKITDYAEELLNDLDKLTGWPERVKLMQANWIGKSVGAYLEFPIVGMEEKIGVYTTRPDTVFGVSYVVLAPEHPLTKRVTTKDQQAAVEAFITEVSNQSELERTAEDKPKRGVPTGGKAINPFTGEEVPILIADYVLYEYGTGAVMGVPAHDVRDFKFAQAYDLPIEFVIAAPADVDGFDLTPASETEEVTQLIQIEYNEAYTEPGILINSEQFTGMNSVDAKAAIVKYAEEQGFGKERIQYRLRDWLISRQRYWGAPIPVIHCPNCGIVPVPDKDLPVQLPEEVEFTGRGGSPLAQLESWVNVPCPTCGTPAKRETDTMDTFIDSSWYFLRFTDAKNEQQVFDSAKTNNWMPVDQYVGGIEHAILHLLYSRFFTKVLRDRGLLNFDEPFARLLTQGMVQGLTYMNPNKGGKDKWVPSHLVNPADPRDPQTGEPLQRLYATMSKSKGNGVAPEDVIAKYGIDTARMFILFKAPPEKDLEWDEADVEGQFRFLNRVWRLVTDYAAAGVSRKQAQLADLSKPEKDLRRAIHTAIKSITEDLEDQYQFNTAISELMKLSNSLTDSDCKNSPIYAEGIKALVALLAPFAPHIADELWHLLGNQNSIHTQTWPTFDAAALIADEITLVIQINGKKRADIQVPSQADKAELEKYARESEVVQRHLEGKEIKKVIVVPGKLVNFVVG, from the coding sequence ATGACTGAGAATTTAAAGGCTATAGGTAATGATATTGCGTTAAATAAATATTCTCCCGCCGCCATTGAGGAAAAATGGCAAAAAACCTGGGCGGAACTGGGTTTAGATAATACCCCTACAGAAAACAATCAGCCAAAATTCTACGCTCTATCCATGTTTCCCTATCCATCGGGTAGCTTACACATGGGTCACGTCCGTAATTACACAATTACAGATGTGATTGCTCGTCTCAAGCGAATGCAAGGTTATCGAGTCTTGCACCCAATGGGTTGGGATGCCTTTGGCTTACCCGCAGAAAACGCGGCCATCGACCGTGGAGTTCCTCCCGCCAAGTGGACTTATCAAAATATTGCTCAAATGCGCCAACAGTTACAGCGTTTGGGTTTATCTATCGATTGGGACAGAGAAGTAGCTACCTGTTCACCAGATTATTACAAGTGGACACAATGGATTTTCTTGCAGTTTTTACAAGCAGGGTTAGCTTACCAAAAAGAAGCGGCGGTGAACTGGGACCCGATTGACCAAACTGTATTAGCTAACGAACAAGTTGATAGCGAAGGCCGTTCTTGGCGCAGTGGTGCAAAGGTCGAGCGTAAATTATTGCGGCAATGGTTTTTCAAAATTACCGACTACGCCGAAGAATTACTCAACGATTTGGATAAATTGACAGGTTGGCCGGAACGTGTAAAGTTAATGCAGGCAAACTGGATTGGTAAATCTGTCGGTGCTTATTTAGAATTTCCGATTGTGGGGATGGAGGAAAAAATCGGTGTGTACACCACTCGCCCTGATACTGTTTTTGGTGTCAGCTATGTGGTTTTAGCCCCAGAACATCCCTTAACCAAGCGCGTCACCACCAAAGACCAACAAGCCGCAGTTGAAGCTTTTATTACTGAAGTTTCCAATCAAAGTGAATTGGAACGAACGGCGGAAGACAAACCAAAGCGGGGTGTTCCTACGGGTGGTAAAGCAATTAACCCTTTCACCGGGGAAGAAGTACCGATTTTAATTGCTGATTATGTCTTGTATGAGTACGGTACTGGGGCAGTTATGGGTGTACCAGCCCATGATGTGCGCGACTTTAAGTTTGCCCAGGCTTATGATTTGCCGATTGAGTTTGTGATTGCAGCACCAGCAGATGTGGACGGGTTTGATTTAACTCCCGCATCTGAAACGGAGGAAGTAACTCAACTCATACAAATTGAATATAACGAAGCATACACTGAGCCAGGGATTTTGATTAATTCCGAGCAGTTTACAGGGATGAATTCTGTAGATGCGAAAGCTGCGATTGTCAAATATGCCGAAGAACAGGGTTTTGGTAAAGAACGCATTCAATATCGCTTGCGAGATTGGTTGATTTCTAGGCAACGTTATTGGGGCGCACCCATCCCAGTAATTCACTGTCCCAATTGCGGAATTGTACCAGTCCCAGACAAAGATTTACCAGTACAGTTACCTGAAGAAGTGGAATTTACTGGACGCGGTGGTTCACCGTTGGCGCAGTTAGAAAGTTGGGTAAATGTCCCTTGCCCAACTTGCGGTACACCAGCAAAACGGGAAACCGACACGATGGATACTTTCATTGATTCTTCGTGGTATTTCTTGCGGTTTACCGATGCAAAGAATGAACAACAGGTGTTTGACTCAGCCAAAACTAACAACTGGATGCCTGTAGATCAGTATGTAGGCGGTATTGAACACGCGATTCTGCACTTGTTATATTCTCGGTTCTTTACTAAAGTATTGCGCGATCGCGGCTTGTTGAATTTTGATGAACCTTTTGCCCGGTTGTTAACTCAAGGCATGGTACAAGGTTTAACTTACATGAATCCCAACAAGGGCGGCAAAGATAAATGGGTTCCCTCCCATTTGGTTAACCCCGCCGACCCCCGCGACCCCCAAACCGGAGAACCATTACAACGCCTGTACGCTACCATGTCCAAATCTAAGGGTAATGGTGTCGCACCAGAAGATGTAATTGCTAAATATGGTATAGACACAGCGCGGATGTTCATCTTATTCAAAGCGCCACCAGAAAAAGATTTGGAATGGGATGAAGCCGATGTGGAAGGACAATTCCGCTTTTTAAATCGGGTGTGGCGGTTGGTAACAGATTATGCGGCGGCTGGGGTATCACGCAAGCAAGCGCAACTCGCTGATTTAAGTAAACCAGAAAAAGATTTACGTCGGGCAATTCACACGGCAATTAAATCAATTACCGAAGATTTAGAAGATCAATATCAATTCAATACTGCTATTTCGGAATTGATGAAGTTGAGTAACTCGTTAACTGATAGCGACTGTAAAAATTCGCCAATTTATGCCGAAGGGATTAAAGCTTTAGTAGCTTTACTAGCTCCTTTTGCACCACATATTGCTGATGAATTGTGGCATTTATTGGGTAATCAAAATTCAATTCACACCCAAACTTGGCCAACGTTTGATGCTGCTGCTTTAATAGCCGATGAAATTACTTTGGTAATTCAAATTAACGGCAAAAAGCGGGCTGATATTCAAGTTCCGTCACAAGCAGATAAAGCAGAGTTGGAAAAATACGCCCGTGAATCAGAAGTTGTGCAGCGTCACTTAGAAGGGAAGGAGATTAAAAAGGTGATTGTCGTACCTGGTAAGTTGGTGAACTTTGTTGTTGGTTAA
- a CDS encoding CHAT domain-containing protein, protein MDEQRLQAYYQLIESLISCPSGEEPEILAANTELLDAGFVQVVKLAAEHFAEQGNDNTANWLRNLAAHLTPETPTITEADIEIYLRFILEVLRTTAESNGDPQVIYPLLAANTDKLNPIFAELLRRWATNTLVDAEPNTATSIGAYIGNFSSSIRQFPLGSKANHIEIAITGYEIIQTVYTRTAFPQQWATTQNNLATAYSERILGEKAENIELAIASYTAALEVRTRTAFPQDWAGTQNNLAVAYRNRILGEKAENIELAIASYTAALEVRTRTAFPQENAQTLLNLGILYQNQKQFDSAYNRFNQAIETVETLRSEIKSGEEAKRKQAEEWNQLYRRMIEVCLALNKNTEAIEYIERSKTRNLVELLTKADSKTTETLPLVNNSIKFPEIQNLLDNQTAIIQWYIFTDCFRAFIITRDKLTIWQSEEKDLGKLLDWLKNYLFLYLADKPKWRSELTAQLSQLTQILHLNQIISLVPPHCQKLILIPHRYLHLLPFHAIPLSANNTTTPEYLFDKFLGGVSYAPSCQLLRFTQRKAQNLDNSQLNQLSHLLAIQNPSNDLIFTDIEVETIATDFQPHQILKHHQATKTALATQPVNQNLNNSQWLHFSCHGYFNFDSPLKSGLKLADAVVSQTPANSNSSRHLRVDDETNLDLDKCLTLEDIFQIKLNNCRLVCLSACETGLIDIKNNSDEYIGLASGFISAGAANIISTLWAVSDFHTALLMIKFYENLPKYQYNMPLVLNHTQQWLRQATQSQIIAWLQNLANMQVTQKQLIIKFLEEQYKPKHQPFKKPEFWAAFCAISPVF, encoded by the coding sequence ATGGATGAACAGCGCCTACAAGCTTATTATCAGCTTATTGAAAGCCTAATCAGTTGCCCTAGCGGAGAAGAACCAGAGATATTAGCCGCAAATACAGAATTGCTAGATGCAGGCTTTGTGCAGGTTGTAAAATTAGCGGCAGAGCATTTTGCAGAACAGGGAAATGATAACACCGCTAATTGGCTGAGAAACTTAGCCGCACATCTCACCCCAGAAACACCCACCATCACGGAAGCAGATATAGAGATTTACCTGCGATTTATCTTAGAAGTATTGCGAACCACAGCAGAAAGCAACGGTGATCCTCAAGTAATTTACCCGTTGCTGGCAGCTAACACCGATAAACTCAACCCGATTTTTGCAGAATTATTGCGGCGTTGGGCAACCAATACCCTAGTGGATGCAGAACCAAATACAGCAACATCCATCGGCGCATACATTGGTAACTTTAGTAGTAGTATTCGGCAATTTCCCTTGGGTAGCAAAGCCAACCATATAGAAATTGCTATTACTGGTTACGAAATCATCCAAACTGTTTACACCCGCACTGCCTTTCCCCAACAATGGGCAACAACGCAAAATAATTTAGCGACTGCTTACTCTGAAAGAATCTTGGGAGAGAAAGCCGAGAATATTGAATTGGCGATCGCATCTTATACTGCGGCACTGGAAGTAAGAACCCGCACTGCCTTTCCCCAAGATTGGGCAGGTACGCAAAATAATTTGGCGGTTGCTTACCGTAACAGAATATTGGGAGAGAAAGCCGAGAATATTGAATTGGCGATCGCATCTTATACAGCGGCACTGGAAGTAAGAACCCGCACCGCCTTTCCCCAAGAGAATGCTCAGACTTTATTAAATCTGGGCATTTTATACCAAAACCAAAAACAATTTGACTCTGCTTACAATAGGTTTAACCAAGCCATAGAAACAGTCGAAACTTTGCGAAGTGAAATTAAATCTGGCGAAGAAGCCAAGCGCAAACAAGCCGAAGAATGGAATCAGCTTTATCGCCGGATGATAGAAGTTTGCCTAGCATTAAACAAAAACACCGAAGCCATAGAATATATCGAACGCAGCAAAACCCGTAACTTAGTTGAACTGTTAACCAAAGCCGATTCCAAAACTACAGAAACTCTACCTTTAGTTAATAACAGCATCAAATTCCCAGAAATTCAAAACTTGTTAGACAATCAAACCGCAATTATCCAGTGGTATATCTTCACTGATTGTTTTCGCGCCTTCATCATCACCCGTGACAAATTAACAATCTGGCAATCTGAGGAAAAAGATTTAGGTAAACTCCTAGACTGGCTCAAAAATTACCTCTTCCTTTACCTCGCCGATAAACCAAAGTGGCGTTCTGAATTAACAGCACAACTCAGCCAACTCACGCAAATCCTCCACCTAAATCAAATAATTTCTCTCGTTCCCCCACATTGCCAAAAATTAATTCTTATTCCCCATCGTTATTTACACCTCTTACCTTTCCACGCTATCCCCTTATCTGCTAACAACACCACAACACCCGAATATTTATTTGATAAATTTCTTGGTGGCGTGAGTTATGCACCAAGTTGTCAATTATTGCGGTTTACTCAACGCAAGGCTCAAAATTTAGATAACTCACAGTTAAATCAACTTAGTCATCTTTTAGCAATTCAAAACCCAAGCAATGATTTAATCTTCACCGATATCGAAGTTGAAACCATCGCCACCGACTTTCAACCCCACCAAATCCTCAAACATCACCAAGCCACCAAAACAGCATTAGCAACACAACCAGTTAATCAAAACCTCAATAATTCTCAATGGCTGCACTTTTCTTGCCACGGTTATTTTAATTTTGATTCACCCTTAAAATCAGGTTTAAAGTTAGCCGATGCAGTTGTTTCTCAAACTCCAGCTAATAGCAACTCATCCCGCCACCTCCGAGTTGATGACGAAACAAACTTAGATTTAGATAAATGCCTCACCTTAGAAGATATCTTTCAAATCAAATTAAATAACTGCCGTTTAGTTTGTCTTTCCGCTTGTGAAACTGGCTTAATAGACATTAAAAATAACAGCGATGAATATATCGGTTTAGCCAGTGGTTTTATTAGTGCTGGTGCAGCCAATATTATCAGCACTTTATGGGCTGTCAGCGATTTTCACACAGCTTTATTAATGATTAAATTTTATGAAAACTTACCTAAATATCAATATAATATGCCGTTAGTTTTAAATCATACCCAGCAATGGTTACGCCAAGCAACTCAATCACAAATAATTGCTTGGCTGCAAAATTTAGCTAATATGCAAGTTACGCAAAAACAGTTAATTATTAAATTTTTAGAGGAACAATATAAACCAAAACATCAGCCATTTAAAAAACCAGAATTTTGGGCAGCTTTTTGTGCAATTTCTCCTGTTTTTTGA
- a CDS encoding gluconokinase: MIILIMGVAGAGKTTIGQALAAATGWEFCDADWFHSTAAKTKMSRGEALTDADRQPWLQSLQTAIAQWLAAEKNVILACSALKASYRDLLWDHDPRVKLVYLAGSYELIAQRLRDRHGHFMNANLLQSQLDTLEAPTPKEAVYIDISQDLGAILQQIRNSLKI; this comes from the coding sequence ATGATAATTCTAATCATGGGAGTGGCTGGTGCTGGTAAAACCACCATTGGTCAAGCATTAGCAGCAGCAACAGGATGGGAATTTTGCGATGCTGACTGGTTTCATTCAACTGCTGCGAAAACCAAAATGAGTCGAGGGGAAGCGTTAACAGATGCCGATCGCCAACCTTGGTTACAATCATTGCAAACTGCGATCGCTCAATGGTTGGCAGCAGAGAAAAACGTGATTTTGGCTTGTTCGGCACTCAAAGCAAGTTATCGTGATCTTCTTTGGGATCATGATCCACGGGTAAAGCTAGTGTATCTTGCTGGTAGTTATGAGTTAATTGCTCAAAGATTGCGCGATCGCCACGGTCATTTTATGAACGCCAATCTTTTACAAAGCCAACTTGATACCTTAGAAGCACCCACACCCAAAGAAGCCGTTTATATTGATATCTCTCAAGATTTAGGTGCGATTTTACAGCAAATCAGAAATAGCCTCAAGATTTAA
- a CDS encoding protochlorophyllide reductase, with protein sequence MAQDQKSTVVITGASSGVGLYAAKAFARRGWHVVMACRDLAKAEKAAQEVGIPKDSYTIMHIDLGSLDSVRQFVNNFRVSGKYLDAVVANAAIYMPLIKEPLRSPEGYELTMTTNHLGHFLLCKLLLEDMKKSPAADKRMVILGTVTHNPDELGGKIPPRPDLGDLEGFAAGFKAPISMIDGKKFEPVKAYKDSKVCNVLTMRELHRRYHESTGITFTSLYPGCVAETPLFRNHYPLFQKLFPLFQKYITGGYVSQDTAGERVAAVVIEPEYKQSGAYWSWGNRQKKDGKSFVQTVSPQARDDAKAERLWDLSEKLVGLA encoded by the coding sequence ATGGCACAGGATCAGAAGTCAACCGTTGTAATCACAGGTGCGTCCTCTGGGGTGGGTTTGTACGCTGCAAAAGCATTTGCTCGCAGAGGATGGCACGTTGTCATGGCCTGCCGAGATTTGGCAAAGGCTGAAAAAGCTGCTCAAGAAGTAGGCATACCCAAGGACAGCTATACCATCATGCACATTGACCTGGGTTCTTTGGATAGTGTGCGCCAGTTTGTCAATAACTTTAGAGTGAGTGGCAAATATTTAGATGCCGTAGTGGCGAACGCGGCAATTTATATGCCATTAATCAAAGAGCCATTACGCAGCCCCGAAGGCTACGAATTAACCATGACCACTAATCACCTTGGTCATTTTCTGCTGTGCAAACTTTTGCTGGAGGATATGAAAAAATCTCCAGCTGCGGATAAGCGAATGGTAATTTTGGGAACTGTTACCCACAATCCAGACGAACTAGGTGGTAAGATTCCACCACGTCCAGACTTGGGTGATTTAGAAGGCTTTGCCGCAGGCTTTAAAGCACCGATTTCGATGATTGACGGTAAGAAATTTGAACCCGTTAAAGCTTACAAAGATAGTAAAGTCTGCAACGTATTAACCATGCGCGAACTGCATCGACGCTATCACGAATCAACTGGTATTACCTTTACCTCTCTCTATCCGGGATGTGTGGCTGAAACACCACTATTCCGCAACCACTATCCTTTATTCCAAAAACTCTTCCCCTTGTTCCAAAAATACATTACTGGGGGATATGTCTCTCAAGATACAGCAGGAGAACGGGTTGCAGCCGTGGTGATTGAGCCAGAATATAAGCAATCTGGTGCTTATTGGAGTTGGGGAAATCGCCAGAAAAAAGATGGTAAGTCTTTTGTGCAGACAGTTTCTCCCCAAGCGCGGGATGATGCTAAAGCTGAACGCCTGTGGGATTTGAGTGAAAAGCTAGTTGGGTTAGCGTAA
- a CDS encoding EAL domain-containing protein encodes MVSNSSVQADKTQRLVMRLPRTLSYLETWGFGLTGHVGWIGTAPIIHAALGSKAIFVWLFGTIVSCILNLQIQSLGKHWLDVTGGTPNYTARLLKNYPHLGLYVALAYYFSWAAAPALYAIILTDLVKVNFQPLGISCPETFLKITFTAIPFIVAFSGTRAVALLHLFFVIPAISLVLLFCTQGIFWLVLSQGINLFPPSTNSITFAEWAKWFFLASYSVYACETTSAFVADSRSPQKTLKFLTTAAWLIPPVFLGGSWVLMCTVTHTNLGEDTFLNLLAASQPFWGSFAPFLVTLLIAFSCLLSCATAVTNSPRILYQLALDGQLSPVFTGVSREGILGPAIFITFLLSLLCLNLGSVSQLVTVAGTCYLLAIMGLHFGLWLCRNQAEVLWPWWSLGFFLVEAVVLVVGGLAWSWQDLLAGMIIPLVLMMGDTGLRNCNFAPFHPQWWTERYTEKFTSNNSDFVVLQIIVLVSLICASAIGSWILRDLLGEFHDNSGNSLLAIVLVMLSFVGVAIACWTTLPQIAAIDQARQQAKNLFITTLNTVPDVVLVLDEQGTILQTNLAAEELFQISTQQLIGQSLNLFLINHHGKPEQWSMRSEQTLTTKHGSYIVESTVSQPSNLSLRQYVVILRDITQRKLAEEELKQYRCQLEQLVAERTIELMRLNQQLQQDILERQRAQELLLHNSLHDALTGLPNQSLFMERVKLALERSKQQRDYVFAVLFLDLDRFKVINDSLGHLLGNQLLIAISHRLQSILRAGDMVARFGGDEFTILLEEIDGINGAIQVAERIQNLLALPFQLNEHKVFTNASMGIALSTNNYEQAAHILRDADVAMYSAKSNGKARYEIFHPTMHETASLLLQLETAMRHALIQQEEFRLHYQPIVSLVTGKIIGFEALIRWHHPERGIISPEEFIPLAEETGMIASIGQWVLYEACRQLQVWHQQFPACLPLTISVNFSGKQVMQPDIVKQVQQVLHNTGLEPSSLKLEITESLLMDNFELANAMLSQLTTLNIELHMDDFGTGYSSLSYLHRLPLRTIKIDRSFISNIGSRGENLEIVRAIITLAHSLNMSVTAEGIETVEQLAQLKALQCDQGQGYFFFPALEGSVVEVLLGSNLSERNFFEV; translated from the coding sequence ATGGTCAGTAATAGTTCTGTGCAGGCCGACAAAACCCAACGGTTAGTAATGCGCCTGCCACGTACCTTGAGTTATCTAGAAACTTGGGGCTTTGGGCTGACGGGTCATGTGGGATGGATTGGCACTGCACCGATTATCCATGCAGCACTGGGATCTAAAGCTATTTTTGTGTGGTTGTTTGGAACGATCGTTTCTTGTATTTTGAACTTACAAATCCAAAGTTTAGGTAAACATTGGCTGGATGTAACCGGAGGAACACCTAATTATACGGCTCGGCTACTCAAGAACTATCCTCATTTGGGTCTCTATGTTGCTTTGGCATATTACTTTAGTTGGGCAGCTGCACCAGCATTATACGCGATTATCCTCACAGACTTAGTTAAAGTTAATTTTCAGCCTTTAGGCATTTCCTGTCCAGAAACTTTCTTAAAAATTACCTTCACAGCAATTCCCTTTATTGTCGCCTTTAGTGGGACTCGTGCTGTCGCACTACTGCACTTATTTTTTGTGATTCCGGCAATTTCATTAGTACTTTTGTTTTGTACTCAAGGTATATTTTGGTTAGTTTTATCCCAGGGGATTAATTTATTTCCACCCAGTACAAATAGCATAACTTTTGCCGAATGGGCAAAGTGGTTTTTCCTGGCTAGTTATTCAGTTTATGCTTGTGAAACCACATCTGCTTTTGTTGCCGATAGCCGTTCTCCGCAAAAAACTTTGAAGTTTTTAACCACAGCAGCTTGGCTAATTCCCCCTGTTTTTCTTGGTGGTTCGTGGGTATTAATGTGTACCGTTACCCATACTAATCTTGGTGAAGATACATTCTTGAATTTATTAGCTGCATCACAACCTTTTTGGGGTTCATTTGCCCCTTTTTTAGTCACACTATTAATTGCTTTTTCTTGTCTGCTAAGTTGTGCTACAGCCGTTACTAATTCTCCTCGGATTCTCTACCAATTAGCCTTGGATGGTCAGTTGTCGCCTGTGTTCACTGGAGTTTCCCGCGAAGGCATTTTGGGGCCAGCTATTTTTATTACTTTTTTACTCAGTTTGCTTTGTTTGAATTTAGGCAGTGTATCTCAACTGGTGACAGTGGCAGGTACGTGTTATTTGTTAGCAATTATGGGGTTACATTTTGGCTTGTGGTTATGTCGCAATCAAGCAGAAGTTTTGTGGCCTTGGTGGTCGTTGGGTTTTTTTTTGGTAGAAGCAGTAGTTTTAGTAGTTGGTGGGTTAGCTTGGAGTTGGCAAGATTTATTAGCTGGAATGATTATCCCTCTGGTGCTGATGATGGGAGATACAGGTTTGCGTAACTGTAATTTTGCACCATTTCATCCCCAATGGTGGACAGAACGTTACACAGAAAAATTCACTAGTAATAACTCAGATTTTGTTGTACTTCAGATAATTGTTTTAGTATCGCTGATTTGTGCTTCCGCTATTGGCAGTTGGATTTTGCGTGATTTATTAGGTGAATTTCATGACAACTCAGGCAATTCGTTACTGGCAATTGTGTTGGTTATGCTTTCGTTTGTGGGGGTAGCGATCGCCTGCTGGACTACCCTACCACAAATTGCAGCCATTGATCAGGCACGGCAACAAGCCAAAAATCTCTTTATTACCACCCTCAATACTGTTCCCGATGTTGTTTTAGTTTTGGATGAGCAAGGTACAATTCTCCAGACTAATTTAGCAGCTGAAGAATTATTTCAAATTAGTACCCAGCAATTAATCGGACAGAGTTTAAATCTTTTCCTAATCAACCATCATGGTAAACCAGAACAATGGTCTATGCGGAGTGAACAAACTCTCACCACCAAGCATGGTTCATACATTGTAGAATCTACTGTTTCCCAGCCTTCTAACTTGTCATTACGACAATATGTTGTCATTCTGCGTGATATTACTCAACGCAAACTAGCCGAAGAAGAACTCAAACAATACCGTTGTCAACTGGAACAGTTAGTCGCAGAACGTACCATTGAACTGATGAGACTAAATCAACAGCTGCAACAAGATATTCTCGAACGACAACGAGCCCAAGAACTATTGCTGCACAACAGTTTACATGATGCCCTCACCGGATTACCCAACCAATCTTTATTTATGGAGCGAGTTAAACTGGCTCTAGAACGCAGCAAACAACAAAGAGATTATGTATTTGCTGTACTATTCTTAGATTTAGACCGCTTTAAGGTAATTAATGATAGTTTAGGACATTTACTCGGCAATCAACTGTTAATTGCCATTTCCCATCGACTCCAGTCAATTTTACGCGCAGGCGATATGGTGGCGCGGTTTGGTGGTGATGAGTTCACAATTTTACTGGAAGAAATCGATGGGATCAACGGTGCAATCCAAGTCGCCGAACGCATTCAAAATTTACTCGCTTTACCTTTTCAATTAAATGAACATAAAGTATTTACTAACGCAAGTATGGGAATTGCTTTAAGTACAAATAATTATGAGCAAGCTGCACATATTCTGCGGGATGCTGATGTAGCAATGTATTCAGCGAAATCTAATGGTAAAGCACGTTATGAAATTTTTCATCCCACCATGCACGAAACTGCATCTCTGCTATTACAGTTAGAAACTGCGATGCGTCATGCACTGATTCAGCAAGAAGAATTTCGCCTGCACTATCAGCCGATTGTTTCTCTAGTTACAGGTAAAATTATTGGTTTTGAAGCCTTAATTAGATGGCATCATCCCGAAAGAGGTATTATTTCTCCAGAAGAATTTATTCCCTTAGCAGAAGAAACCGGAATGATTGCTTCTATCGGTCAATGGGTGCTTTATGAAGCTTGTCGCCAATTGCAAGTATGGCATCAACAATTTCCTGCTTGTTTACCCTTGACAATTAGCGTCAATTTTTCTGGTAAACAAGTTATGCAGCCGGATATTGTCAAACAAGTGCAACAAGTTCTGCACAATACAGGTTTAGAACCCAGTAGTTTGAAGTTGGAAATTACCGAAAGCTTACTGATGGATAACTTTGAATTAGCCAACGCTATGCTTTCGCAATTAACTACCTTGAATATCGAGTTACACATGGATGATTTCGGCACAGGTTATTCATCCTTAAGTTATTTGCACCGCTTACCACTGAGAACGATTAAAATCGACCGCTCTTTTATTAGTAATATTGGTAGTCGAGGGGAAAATTTAGAAATTGTGCGAGCCATCATTACATTAGCTCACAGTTTAAATATGTCAGTCACTGCCGAAGGCATTGAAACAGTAGAACAATTAGCCCAACTCAAAGCCTTACAATGCGACCAAGGACAAGGATATTTCTTTTTTCCAGCCTTGGAAGGTTCTGTAGTAGAAGTACTGCTGGGCAGTAATTTATCGGAGAGGAATTTTTTTGAGGTATAA
- a CDS encoding RNA methyltransferase, with translation MALTGVRIVLVEPAGPINVGAIARVMKNFGLHNLILVNPQCDPRSPEAMKMAVHAKDILESAVVIPTLPEALQGCVRAIATTARVRDWGTPLETPSSALPWLLEEPDKPSALIFGREDRGLSNEELNYAQRFIRIPTSEVYPSLNLATAVGICCYELAQQVEIAQPQISQQTELAPFELVEAYYQQLESLLLDIGYLYPHTAASRMEKFRQLYNRARLTTNEVAMLRGIFRQVEWVLNNRNDDENL, from the coding sequence ATGGCATTAACTGGGGTCAGGATTGTGTTGGTAGAACCAGCTGGCCCAATTAATGTGGGTGCGATCGCTCGTGTGATGAAAAATTTTGGTTTGCATAACCTCATATTAGTTAACCCCCAATGTGACCCGCGATCGCCAGAAGCGATGAAAATGGCTGTCCACGCCAAAGATATTTTAGAATCTGCGGTGGTAATACCAACTTTACCAGAGGCTTTGCAAGGATGCGTCAGAGCGATCGCGACTACTGCGCGTGTGCGTGATTGGGGAACACCGTTAGAAACACCCAGCAGCGCCTTACCTTGGTTACTCGAAGAACCAGACAAACCCTCAGCGTTGATTTTTGGCAGAGAAGACCGAGGATTAAGTAATGAAGAATTAAATTATGCCCAGCGATTTATTCGCATTCCTACCAGTGAGGTTTATCCCTCATTAAATTTAGCTACGGCTGTCGGGATTTGTTGTTATGAACTGGCGCAACAAGTGGAAATTGCCCAACCCCAGATCAGTCAACAAACAGAATTAGCACCTTTTGAACTGGTAGAGGCTTACTACCAACAATTAGAATCGCTACTGTTAGATATTGGTTATCTCTATCCCCATACAGCCGCGAGTCGGATGGAGAAATTTCGCCAACTATATAATCGCGCCCGACTGACAACTAATGAAGTGGCGATGTTGCGGGGAATTTTTCGGCAAGTAGAGTGGGTGCTAAACAATCGTAATGATGATGAAAACTTATGA